GGTAGAAGAGATTGTGGAGAAGCATCTGCCGGATGAGACGCATTTCATTGTGGAGGTGGCTTTGTCTGAAAAAGCAGGCAAAACCCAGCTAAATATTCTGGTTGATGCCGATCAGGGAGTGACCATACAGGCTTGTGCCAAGTTGAGCAGAGCTGTATCTGAGGAGCTAGAGGCTAAGGAAATTATGCCTGATGCTTATGTGCTGGAGGTTTCTTCTCCCGGAGTGGATTACCCTTTGAGTAGTAGAAGGCAGTTTCAGAAAAACATCGATCGTGAGCTGAAAGTAACCTTGACAGATGGTACTGAGGTGAAAGGCAGATTACTGGAAGTGACTGAGACTGGCGTGAAATTGCTAGTGAAAAAGAAGAAAGAGAAAGGCAAAAAAGCTTCTGAAGAGGAGTTGTCTTATGCTTTCGAAGAGATGAAGAAATCAATTGTACAAGTATCTTTTAAATAAATCAAATGGATGCCAAAGTCTTAATAGAATCCTTCGCTGAGTTTGCGAGATCTAAAAATGTGGATCGACCTACGATGATCCGTATCCTGGAAGATGTATTCAGGGCGATGATTCGCAAGAAGTTTGAAACAGATGAAAACTTCGATGTGACTATCAACGCTGATCAGGGCGATTTGGAGATATTCCGTATTCGTGAGATTGTTGACGATAACTCAGAGGATATTTGGGATTTGGATAAGATTAGTTTTACCGAAGCGCGTAAGATCGAGCCGGATTTTGAAGTGGGCGAAGAAGTTTACGAAAAGATCGAGCTAGAGGCTTTCGGTAGAAGAGCGGTACAAATGGCTCGACAGACCCTGATCCAAAGAATCAAAGATTTGGAAAAGGATCTCCTTTATAATAAGTATGAGGAGCTGGTAGGTGAGATCATCAGTGCTGAAGTGTACCAGATACTGGGTAGAGAAATCCTGCTGATGGATGGCGAAGGCAATGAGCTGATCCTTCCAAAAGGAGAGCAGATTCCCAAAGATAGATTTAGAAAGGGAGATTCAGTGAAAGCGATTGTTCACCGGGTGGACATGTCCAATGGCAACCCGAAAATCATACTTTCAAGAACCTCACCGGTATTCCTGGAGCGTTTGTTTGAAAACGAAGTTCCGGAAGTCTACGACGGACTGATTACTATCATCAAGATTGTCAGAGAGCCAGGAGAACGAGCAAAAGTAGCTGTGGAGTCCTATGATGATCGGATAGATCCGGTAGGAGCCTGCGTGGGCATGAAAGGTTCTAGAATCCATGCAGTGGTAAGAGAATTGCAAAATGAAAACATTGATGTAATTAATTACACTGAAAACCTGGATCTTTACGTGACCAGAGCATTGAGTCCGGCAAAAGTTTCCTCTATCACAGTAAATGAAGAGACGAAGAGAATATCCGTATTCCTGAAGCCAGACCAGGTTTCACTTGCTATAGGCAAGGGAGGATATAATATCAAGCTTGCCAGTAGATTGGTAGGATTTGAAATAGACGTATTCCGTGAGTTGAACGAATACGAAGAAGAAGATGTCGATTTGATGGAGTTTGTCGATGAAATCGACGCTTGGATCATCGACGAATTGAAAAAAACAGGTTTGGATACAGCCAAAAGCGTATTGAGCCTATCCAAAGAAGACCTTACTCGCAGGACAGAACTTGAAGAAGAGACTGTGGATGAGATTTTCAGGATTTTGAGACAAGAATTTGATCAATAAACCGGGAGAAAAACCCCGGTCAATACCCTAATTATTTAAGATTTCGAAAGAAGTTTTTGCTTATGTCAGAAGAAAAAATGATGCGTTTAGGCCAAATAGCCAGGAAACTCAACGTGGGAACGGCAACCATTGTAGAGTCTCTTGCTAAAAAAGGCTATGAGGTGGAGAATAATCCGAATTCCAAAATCAACATGGAGCAGGTGGAGCTGTTGAACAAGGAATTCAAATCTTCTGCCCTTGATAAGGAAGAGGCTTCGCACCTCTCGATAGGGAAGCGGCATGAGCCAATATCAATAGAGCCGGAAACTCCAAAAGAGGAGCCAAAGCCTGCTCCTGCTCCAGAGCCCGCTCCTAAAGCTCAAGAAGAGCCAAAGCCAGCGCCTGCTCCTGAGCCTAAACCTACTCCTGTAGCTCCGCCAAAAGCCGAGCCTACACCCGAGCCTGCACCTCAGGCTCCAAAACCTACTCCGGAACCAACGGATCCACCTCAGGAAAACCCGGATAAAATTGCCGCCGAATCTCCAAAACTGGAGGGAATCAAAGTATTGGGTAAAATCGATCTGAGTAAGCAACAAACGCATAACCCGAAACAAAAACATAAATCCGGAAAATCCGGAAACAAGGGACAAAAGCCGGCCGAGCCTAGAAAGCAAGAAGTAAAAGCCCCTAAAAAGGAAACTCCTGCACCACAGGCTCCAAAACCAGCAGCACCAGCTGCTCCTAAAAAAGAGGAAGCCCCTAATCCGAACCCAGAAACCCAAGCTCCAAAGCCAGCAGATCAGGTGATTTCTGCCAAAGCAGATTCCCTCAAAGGGTTGACTGTTTTAGGTAAAATTGAGTTGCCTACAGACAGGCCTAAGAAAAAAGGCGGCCCTGTAGCATCCTCCGACGAAAGAGGAAGAGATAAGAAAAGACCTCGTAAGAGAATAGATAAAGGCGGCTCCAATAGAGGACCGGGAGGACCTGGAAACAGGGGTAATCAGGGAGGTCGTGGAAACCAAAAAGGTGGTGGAAACAGAACTCAGAAAGCTGAGCCTACCCAAAAGGAAATCCAAGATCAAATCAAACAGACTCTTGCTAGGCTTCAGGGCAAAAGCTCCGGAGGTAAAGGTAAAAGCAGAAGAGATAAAAAAGCAGAACGGGAAAGAGATGTAGATCAGGAAACTGAAGAAACAAAAATCTTGAAAGTGACCGAGTTTATCTCTGCCAATGACCTTGCGGCTTTGATGGATGTGTCTGTGAACCAGATTATATCGGCTTGTATGTCCTTGGGCATGTTTGTCTCGATCAATCAGAGATTAGATGCAGAAGCCATCACTATTATCGCAGATGAGTTTGGTTACGAAGTAGAATTCACCAAGTCTATCGAAGACGAGGAGGAAGTGGAAGAAGTAGATTCACCGGAAGAACTGATAGAACGTGCGCCTATTGTGACCATCATGGGACACGTAGATCACGGTAAGACTTCCTTGCTCGATTACATTCGGATGTCCAAGGTCACAGCAGATGAGGCAGGTGGAATCACGCAGCACATCGGAGCATATGATGTAATGACTAAAACTGGTCACAAAATCGCCTTCCTGGATACACCTGGTCACGAAGCATTTACAGCCATGCGTGCCCGAGGTGCCAAAATTACTGACGTGGCCATCATCGTGATTGCCGCAGATGACAGCATCATGCCACAGACCAAGGAAGCTATCAATCACGCCCAAGTAGCAGGCGTACCTATGATCTTTGCGATCAATAAGATAGATAGACCTAATGCTAATCCTAACAAAATCAAGGAAGAGCTGGCCAATATGAACCTATTGGTTGAAGAATGGGGTGGTAAATACCAATCCCAGGATATTTCTGCTAAAACAGGTGATGGTGTGGATGATTTGCTGGAGAAAGTGCTTTTGGAATCAGAGGTACTAGAACTCAAAGCAAATCCAAATAAAAACGCAATGGGTACGGTGATCGAAGCATCACTGGACAAGGGACGTGGATATGTCTCCACCATTATGGTACAGGCAGGTACTTTGAAAATCGGAGATATTATCCTTGCTGGTCAGCATCACGGTCGTGTCAAGGCCATGTTTGACCACAAAGGTAAAAAGCTGAAAGAAGCTGGCCCTTCTACACCTGTACAAGTGTTGGGTCTCAGTGGCGCACCTCAGGCGGGTGATATCATTAAGGTGTACGACACCGAGCGCGAAGCCAGAGATATTGCCAACTCCAGAGAGCAGATCCAAAGAGAGCAAAGCTTAAGAACCAAGAAGCATATTACACTGGATGAAATCGGTCGTCGTTTGGCAATCGGTTCATTTAAGGAACTCAATATTATTATCAAAGGTGATGTGGATGGATCCGTGGAAGCACTTTCGGATTCCTTGCTGAAGTTGTCTAAGGACGAAGTGAGTGTCAGCATTATCCATAAGGGAGTGGGTCAGATTTCTGAATCAGACGTATTGCTTGCATCAGCATCAGATGCTATTATCCTAGGCTTCCAGGTAAGACCTTCCTCCAATGCTAAAAAACTGGCTGAGCAGGAAGAAATTGAGATTAGACATTACTCGATCATCTACGATGCGATCAACCAGATCAAGGATGCGATCGAAGGTATGCTTGAGCCGGAATTCGAGGAAGTAATCACTGGTAATATTCAAGTCCGTGAGGTATTCAAAATCACTAAAGTAGGTACTGTTGCCGGGTCGTATGTGACAGATGGATATATCACCAGAAAGAACAAAATCCGCGTAATCCGAGACGGTATCGTAATCCACGAAGGTGAGATCGATCAGTTGAAGCGATTCAAAGATGATGTAGCTGAAGTGAAAGCTGGTTATGAATGTGGTATCTCCATCAAGAACTTCAACGATATCCAAATTGAGGATACCATCGAAGGATACGAGATGAGAGAGATTAAGCGCAAAAAATAATTTTCGCTTAGATATTTATATAGAAAAGGAACAGCATTGCTGTTCCTTTTCTAGTTTTAACCCATGTTGCAGGCAGTTTTACTTTTATTGAAAATTGGTTTTGTCTTCTCCCTGATCAGCTTATTGGCAGGCTTGGTGAAGCCAGTTTATGTGCTTTGGTTTTTGGATAGGATGAACCGGCTCAAAGTGATCAAATTCTATGGGCTTGGCTGTGTCCTTACTCTTGTTTTGATTTACCTTTTAAGCGTGCTTTGAGCTTTAATTATACATTTTTTAGACAAGATTTGACTATAATGTGATCAGTAATAAAATTTTGATCAGTAGTCTCCTGGAAAAATAATAGCTTAGTATTGATAGAAAAAGGGTATAAATTTTGGCATTAAGCATAAAAATGCAATTATTTGATAGCCCAAAATTAATCTATTGAAAAAATCCAGTGCCATATTGCTTTTAGTTTGCTTTGCCATGTATCACTTTGGCTATTACGCATTCTATTTTTCTTATGAGCATGTACTGGAGCAGCAGTGGGAATCTCAAGTCTACAGCGGAGAGTTCAATGAACAAGCTGAACAGTTGATGAAAATCCCGCTTTCCATGCCATATATGGCAAATCAAGAGGAATTTCAGATCACTAATACCCCCTTTGAAAAAGATGGGCAATCCTATAGAGCGATAAAGCAACGCTATCAAAATGACACCCTACAGTTGATAGTGGTGCCAGACGTGGAGCGTAAAGTGTTGAAAAATACCGTGCAAAAATGGATCTCTACTTTGACTGATGAAGAAAACCCTACAGAAAATAAGGGAAGTACTGTGGTCAAATTCTTTGTGAAGGACTACATGCAGCCCAAAAAGTTTCTCTTTGAACCATTCATCAGCCAGCCAATATCCAATTCAAATAGCTGGCTGGACAACTTATACTTAGATCCTGAACTTGGTCTAATATCCCCTCCTCCACAGTTTTCGTGATTCTCTTTTTTATTTTCTGCTAGTTGATCACCGCGTTGAGCTGGTGAAGCGCTAGGAGTGTACTCTATTCGCACTTGGGTTAAGCTTGTGCGACATGGGCTTTTATTACTTAGAATCAATAACTAACCCGATGAATTCGAGCCTTGCTGAAGCAGACAGACATGACTAAAAAGTCAAGCACTGGTATGATTATCAGTTATGCTAGATTCCCCAGGGATTCGGGTTAACCATCGAAAAAAAGTTTAAACAAATGAAAATTACTTTAAGGACGCTGGTTCTCCTGGTAGGAGGATTAGTGACGTCCTATATAGCTATGGCTCAAACACCCACTGATGGGTTGATGATGCCAAAAGGTGATCTGTGTATTCTTGTCAATTATGAATATGGACAATTTGATCACTATTGGGAGGGAGAGACCCTCCGCAAAAATGGAACTATCGCAAAAGTTCTGCGAAGAACTGCTCTTGCCATGGCAGCTTATGGTATTACCAATAGGCTTGACGCATATATAGGTTTGCCGTATGTAAGTACCAATTCCACCACGCCAAATGGGGGAAAGTTTGCTGGGGCTTCTGGTATTCAGGATTTATCCCTTGGATTGAAATATGAAGCGCTTCGCAAAAGAGGGGAAAAGGGCGAGCTGACTGTATTCGGCTCAGTTTTATTCTCTACGCCTGTATCCAATTACCTTTCAGACTATCAGCCTTACAGTATAGGTATTGGTGCTCCCCAGCTGGCATGGAGAGGAGTGGTAGAATACGAATGGAATAGTGGATGGTATGCCAGAGGTCAGGGAGGCTACATCTGGAAAGGCTTTACTCAGGCTGAACGGGAATATTACTATAACGATGGAAGCTATTATACCTCTTGGATGGATGTACCTAGCGCCTGGACATACGAAGCGGTAGTGGGCAAATGGTTTATGGATAAATCCTTGAGAGTAGAGGTAAGCTTTAATTCTTCTCGCTCTACCTCTGGAGATGACATTCGCGCTTACAATGCTCCTCAGCCCACCAATAGGGTAGATATGGATCGTGTGGGAGCGTTTGCGCAGTATTTTTTCAAATCTGTGAAGGGATTAGGCTTAGTAGCCGCTTACAGTAGGGTGGTTCACGGACGGAATGCACCTGAAATGTCCTCAATTAGCGGGGGAGTTACCTATCAGTTTGGCCTGTTTAACCCAAAAAACTAAAAGCATGAAAAAAATTCAACTACTATCTATACTCTTTGTGTTTCTAGTCATGGCTAGTTGTAACAAAGATCTAAATACTGAATTGAGATATGAAAGTTATGAGTTTTCAGGCATAGATGAAGATGCCGGAGATTGGAAACCTATTCTGATTTCTCATGGGAGTGAGCTTGAAATCCCAGCTCCCAGTTCTGAAGATTCCCCAGAATATTTAGAGGAAATAGAACAGGCTAAGTCACTAATCTCCTCCATGACTGAATCCCAAAAGGAGAATTTGGAATTTTGGACGAATAATGCTGTCCTCCGATGGAATGAAGTAGCATTGGCGTTGATAGCGAAGTACAACTTGATTCCTGGTCCCAATGTAGATGAGTCCTATACACTTCCGGACCCAAATAACCCGGCAGGACCACCACCTTTTCCTTTCTCCCATCCACCCTATGCCAGCAGGGCTTTGGCATACCTGTCTGTGGCGCAATTTGACGGATTGATCTCAGCCTGGCATCACAAGTTTCAATTTAACCGGAAAGCCCCCTATCAGGTGGATGCTACTATTCCCCATGCTTACGTGGATAATGGCTTGCCTTCTTATCCATCCGAGGGTGCAGTATTGGCTACTGTTTCTCGAAAAGTGCTCACGGCGATGTTTCCTCTGGAAGCAGAGTACTTGGCTTCACTTGAAGAAAAGCACCTCGAAAGTTTGATTTTGTCGGGGGAGAATGTGCAGAGTGACCTAGAAGCAGGTATGAAGATCGGAGAAGAGATTGGCAGTATAGCATTGACTCGTGCTTCTAACGATGGAATGAAGTATGCCCAGTCGCCCAAAGCTGTTTCTGATTCACTGAGACAAGCAGCTTTTGATAGATTCGGTTGGCAATGGGAAAATCTGGAAAGCCCAAAACGTCCTGTTGGGTTGACTCCTTTATTTGGACAAGTGAAAATGTGGAGCGTTCCTTATGTCGAAGCAACTAGGCCAGAGGTTCCTCCGGCTCCTGGATCTGAAGCATTCGAAGCGGATATCAAAATCCTGAAGAATTATGCAGATAATATGACTGAGGAGTACCGAAGAATTGCGAATTTCTGGCAAGATGGCCTAGGAACTTACACACCACCTGGGCATTGGAATGATATCGCAGGTGAGTTTATCCTGAAATATAAATTTAATTCCATTCGCACAGCGAGGGCTTTTGCTTACATGAATATGGCGATAATGGATGGAGGAATTAGTTGCTGGGATGCAAAGTACTATTACTACTACCCAAGACCCATTCAATTAATCGAAGGTTTTGAGACCATTGCAGGAACCCCCAATTTCCCAAGCTACACTTCTGGACATTCCGTGTTTTCGGCAGCTGCAGCTGAGACATTGACCTATCTATTTCCTCAGGAAGGTTCAATCTTTATGGAATGGGCAGAAGAAGCTGCCATATCCCGAGTTTACGGTGGAATCCATTGGACTTTTGATGCTACTGTTGGCACCACTCAGGGAATTAATGTAGCGCAGTATACCATTGATGTTGCTAAGCAAGATGGTGCTGATAACTAACAAAAAGACAATAAACAAATGAAAAAATATACCCAATTCCTATTTGCAATAGCTGCTTTGCTTTTGCTGGAAATTAATGCAAATGCACAAGGATGCGTAGCCATCAGACAGTTTTCCGGTTTGGGAAATGCTGTTGGCCAAGGAAATATCCTCAACAAAGGAGAATGGAATATCTCGGCAAACTATCGGTATTTCAAATCCTTTCGCCACTTCAGGGGCACCCATGAAGAGCCTAACCGCATCGAAGACGGGACTGAAGTGATTAACTATCAGCATGGCCTGGATATCAACATCAGCTATGCCTTTAGTGAGCGCCTTTACGGCATAGTCTCGCTTCCTTTTCAGTACAATGAGCGGAGTTCGCTCTATGAGCATAACAGAACGGATCGCCATACCACCTATTCCAAAGGCTTTGGCGACATGAGGATTGGTGCCGGCTATTGGTTGCTCTCTGGGGAAAAGGCCAAGAAAGGGAATACTGCTATAGGGCTAGGAATCAAATTCCCTACCGGTGATTATGCCGCGACTAGCACCTTCTATAGAGGAGAGGAGAGTACGCCCACCGAGATGACAGTAGATCAATCCATCCAGCTTGGTGACGGAGGCACAGGGCTAATTGTGGATTTCCAAGGACTTTGGAACATCGGCGGGACGAACTTCTGGTACTATGATGGATTTTATATGTTTAATCCCAAAGAAACCAATGGTACTGCCACCAATAGACGAAGGGAGAATGAATCCATCATGAGTGTACCGGATCAATATGCCTTGAGAACCGGTGTTTTCCATGCTTTCGAGAAAATCCATGGCTTAGGACTGTCCCTAGGTGGGAGAATTGAAGGTATTCCTGTCCGAGATGCCATAGGTGGGAGTGAGGGCTTCAGGCGTCCCGGCTACATTATTTCGGTAGAGCCTGGGGTGAGCTATATGCTAGGAAACCTTACCGGGACTTTGAATGTGCCCATTGCTTTGTGGAGAAATAGAACTCAAAGTGTGACTGATATAGAAAATTCTACACCAGATGATATTGTCCATGGAGATGCAGCTTTTGCAGATTACCTGATCAATTTCACCTTGGCTTGGAGAATTCCTAAGAAAATAGCAAGTCCATTTAACTAATTTTCATCCAGATAAGGGCTCGGTTTTCTTGTGCTTTACGAGGATTAAAGGTCGATTGAATAGATAAAAATTGATTTAGTCAAACTCCTAGGTTATTTGTAGCCCATATCGCAAACCTATAAAATCATGAAGGTATTATTTTACCTTGGAATTTTCGGATTGCTACTATTTGAGTTTTTGAAGGTTTACTTCATCATGCCGATGCCTGGAAGTCAACAGTGGGCTTCGCTGGAATTTGCCTATTTACTTCATCAAAGTCGATGGTTTTTCCGATGTTCACTTATAATAATAGCTGTTGTGGGGTTAATGCCCGCATTTGCTGTTACCCGGAAATGGCTACCCATCACCTGTCTAGTAATAGTAGTGGGATTTGTCTGGATGCTGAACTTCAAAATGTCTGCAGATGCGATGTTTAAGGAACCTCAGAATTTAAACTTTCAAAGCAAGGGGCAATTCACAGGGAGTGATAGTATGCTGGTCGTCGTGACAAGTAATAGGCAAGAAACCAAAGCATATCCGGTTCGGTATTTAGTGTATCATCATCAAGTGAGAGACTATGTTGGAGGTGATCCAGTGATGGTTACTTATTGTAGCGTGTGTAGGACGGGAAGAGTGTTTTCACCTCTTATAGATGGAAATGAAGCAACCTTCCGATTAGTGGGGATGGATTACTTCAACGCCATGTTCGAAGATGCAGGAACAGGAAGCTGGTGGCAGCAAGCTACTGGTGAAGCTATCGCAGGACCGTTGAAAGGACATCAACTAAAAGAACTGGAAGCCCTCCAAATGAGCGTTCATGGATTCTTCAATGCATATCCCGATGGTTTGATCATGGAAGCCGATCCTGATTTTCTCACGGAATATGATTCTTTGGGGAAATATGAAGTTGGGGAAAGTGAAAGTGAGCTGACGGGAACAAGCCCATTCTCTTGGGATGAAAAATCCTGGGTGGTGGGCGTCACTGTGGATGGTGAGTCCAAAGCGTACGATTGGAATGCGTTAGTAGCCGAAAGACTTATTCATGACCAGATCGGGAATGAATCTATCGTCCTTATACTATCAGATGATTCTCAAAGTTTTGTTGCTTTCAGGAGAGAATCATCTGATACTTTCTCATTGGAAAGAGACACGCTAATATCGGGTAAGGGAAAGAATTACTCATTTACCGGAGCATCTCTAAATCCATCCTATCCTGATCTGGAGCGAATCCAGGCCTACCAGGAATTTTGGCACAGCTGGAGAACCTTCAGGCCAAATACAACTAGGTATCCAGATTAAATATTTGAAGTTGTTATATTAATGTCAAAGAGCCTTTGCGGGCTCTTTGACTTCTTTTTTTAAGCTTTTGGTAGCCAAAACCATCAGAGAAATAGCTAAAATGAAGAGCAAGGCCGCAATAATTGAAAGCACATAGACTTCGTCTTTGAAGTTTTTCCAGGCAAATAATCCCAAAGAGGCCAACGTCACAGTGAACATGAAAAACATGGGGATGGTGACAAATAAGGCATTCACTTTTTTCTTAATCAGCCACACAGCGATGGTCAATAAGGCTAATGCAGCCAGAAGTTGATTTGCTGAGCCGAAGATGGGCCAAAGTGTAGTGAATTCACCGGAGAGTAATAGTAAAATGGAAAATAAAATTACGATCCCTGTAGAAACGTATCGGTTTGTCGCCAAAAACTGACCTGCTGCCTGAGGTACATCCTCAAAGTATTCCTGCAAAGTAAATCGAG
This genomic window from Algoriphagus sp. TR-M9 contains:
- a CDS encoding DUF3179 domain-containing protein; this encodes MKVLFYLGIFGLLLFEFLKVYFIMPMPGSQQWASLEFAYLLHQSRWFFRCSLIIIAVVGLMPAFAVTRKWLPITCLVIVVGFVWMLNFKMSADAMFKEPQNLNFQSKGQFTGSDSMLVVVTSNRQETKAYPVRYLVYHHQVRDYVGGDPVMVTYCSVCRTGRVFSPLIDGNEATFRLVGMDYFNAMFEDAGTGSWWQQATGEAIAGPLKGHQLKELEALQMSVHGFFNAYPDGLIMEADPDFLTEYDSLGKYEVGESESELTGTSPFSWDEKSWVVGVTVDGESKAYDWNALVAERLIHDQIGNESIVLILSDDSQSFVAFRRESSDTFSLERDTLISGKGKNYSFTGASLNPSYPDLERIQAYQEFWHSWRTFRPNTTRYPD
- a CDS encoding transporter, with protein sequence MKKYTQFLFAIAALLLLEINANAQGCVAIRQFSGLGNAVGQGNILNKGEWNISANYRYFKSFRHFRGTHEEPNRIEDGTEVINYQHGLDINISYAFSERLYGIVSLPFQYNERSSLYEHNRTDRHTTYSKGFGDMRIGAGYWLLSGEKAKKGNTAIGLGIKFPTGDYAATSTFYRGEESTPTEMTVDQSIQLGDGGTGLIVDFQGLWNIGGTNFWYYDGFYMFNPKETNGTATNRRRENESIMSVPDQYALRTGVFHAFEKIHGLGLSLGGRIEGIPVRDAIGGSEGFRRPGYIISVEPGVSYMLGNLTGTLNVPIALWRNRTQSVTDIENSTPDDIVHGDAAFADYLINFTLAWRIPKKIASPFN
- a CDS encoding phosphatase PAP2 family protein, translated to MKKIQLLSILFVFLVMASCNKDLNTELRYESYEFSGIDEDAGDWKPILISHGSELEIPAPSSEDSPEYLEEIEQAKSLISSMTESQKENLEFWTNNAVLRWNEVALALIAKYNLIPGPNVDESYTLPDPNNPAGPPPFPFSHPPYASRALAYLSVAQFDGLISAWHHKFQFNRKAPYQVDATIPHAYVDNGLPSYPSEGAVLATVSRKVLTAMFPLEAEYLASLEEKHLESLILSGENVQSDLEAGMKIGEEIGSIALTRASNDGMKYAQSPKAVSDSLRQAAFDRFGWQWENLESPKRPVGLTPLFGQVKMWSVPYVEATRPEVPPAPGSEAFEADIKILKNYADNMTEEYRRIANFWQDGLGTYTPPGHWNDIAGEFILKYKFNSIRTARAFAYMNMAIMDGGISCWDAKYYYYYPRPIQLIEGFETIAGTPNFPSYTSGHSVFSAAAAETLTYLFPQEGSIFMEWAEEAAISRVYGGIHWTFDATVGTTQGINVAQYTIDVAKQDGADN
- the nusA gene encoding transcription termination factor NusA, which codes for MDAKVLIESFAEFARSKNVDRPTMIRILEDVFRAMIRKKFETDENFDVTINADQGDLEIFRIREIVDDNSEDIWDLDKISFTEARKIEPDFEVGEEVYEKIELEAFGRRAVQMARQTLIQRIKDLEKDLLYNKYEELVGEIISAEVYQILGREILLMDGEGNELILPKGEQIPKDRFRKGDSVKAIVHRVDMSNGNPKIILSRTSPVFLERLFENEVPEVYDGLITIIKIVREPGERAKVAVESYDDRIDPVGACVGMKGSRIHAVVRELQNENIDVINYTENLDLYVTRALSPAKVSSITVNEETKRISVFLKPDQVSLAIGKGGYNIKLASRLVGFEIDVFRELNEYEEEDVDLMEFVDEIDAWIIDELKKTGLDTAKSVLSLSKEDLTRRTELEEETVDEIFRILRQEFDQ
- a CDS encoding transporter family protein; protein product: MKITLRTLVLLVGGLVTSYIAMAQTPTDGLMMPKGDLCILVNYEYGQFDHYWEGETLRKNGTIAKVLRRTALAMAAYGITNRLDAYIGLPYVSTNSTTPNGGKFAGASGIQDLSLGLKYEALRKRGEKGELTVFGSVLFSTPVSNYLSDYQPYSIGIGAPQLAWRGVVEYEWNSGWYARGQGGYIWKGFTQAEREYYYNDGSYYTSWMDVPSAWTYEAVVGKWFMDKSLRVEVSFNSSRSTSGDDIRAYNAPQPTNRVDMDRVGAFAQYFFKSVKGLGLVAAYSRVVHGRNAPEMSSISGGVTYQFGLFNPKN
- a CDS encoding ribosome maturation factor RimP, whose translation is MTGLKQVVEEIVEKHLPDETHFIVEVALSEKAGKTQLNILVDADQGVTIQACAKLSRAVSEELEAKEIMPDAYVLEVSSPGVDYPLSSRRQFQKNIDRELKVTLTDGTEVKGRLLEVTETGVKLLVKKKKEKGKKASEEELSYAFEEMKKSIVQVSFK
- the infB gene encoding translation initiation factor IF-2 — protein: MSEEKMMRLGQIARKLNVGTATIVESLAKKGYEVENNPNSKINMEQVELLNKEFKSSALDKEEASHLSIGKRHEPISIEPETPKEEPKPAPAPEPAPKAQEEPKPAPAPEPKPTPVAPPKAEPTPEPAPQAPKPTPEPTDPPQENPDKIAAESPKLEGIKVLGKIDLSKQQTHNPKQKHKSGKSGNKGQKPAEPRKQEVKAPKKETPAPQAPKPAAPAAPKKEEAPNPNPETQAPKPADQVISAKADSLKGLTVLGKIELPTDRPKKKGGPVASSDERGRDKKRPRKRIDKGGSNRGPGGPGNRGNQGGRGNQKGGGNRTQKAEPTQKEIQDQIKQTLARLQGKSSGGKGKSRRDKKAERERDVDQETEETKILKVTEFISANDLAALMDVSVNQIISACMSLGMFVSINQRLDAEAITIIADEFGYEVEFTKSIEDEEEVEEVDSPEELIERAPIVTIMGHVDHGKTSLLDYIRMSKVTADEAGGITQHIGAYDVMTKTGHKIAFLDTPGHEAFTAMRARGAKITDVAIIVIAADDSIMPQTKEAINHAQVAGVPMIFAINKIDRPNANPNKIKEELANMNLLVEEWGGKYQSQDISAKTGDGVDDLLEKVLLESEVLELKANPNKNAMGTVIEASLDKGRGYVSTIMVQAGTLKIGDIILAGQHHGRVKAMFDHKGKKLKEAGPSTPVQVLGLSGAPQAGDIIKVYDTEREARDIANSREQIQREQSLRTKKHITLDEIGRRLAIGSFKELNIIIKGDVDGSVEALSDSLLKLSKDEVSVSIIHKGVGQISESDVLLASASDAIILGFQVRPSSNAKKLAEQEEIEIRHYSIIYDAINQIKDAIEGMLEPEFEEVITGNIQVREVFKITKVGTVAGSYVTDGYITRKNKIRVIRDGIVIHEGEIDQLKRFKDDVAEVKAGYECGISIKNFNDIQIEDTIEGYEMREIKRKK